Below is a window of Aerococcus viridans DNA.
TTAAAATACAACCAAATGAGTCAGGTTTTTCCTGGCTCTTTTTTGTATGCCTGCAATCTAATTAGCGGATAACCTATATGTCTTCTTAAGAGAAGGTTAAATTATAGCCATTAACAGCTAAAAAGGTTGACAATATCTTTTTGTGTTTATAGTATGTAAAGAGCTATTACTTTTAATAAAATCTCAAACGTAATTTTTGGGATAGCGCCAGGCTTGCTTAGCAAGTGACGAGGACTGAATTGATCGAAATATTCGGCGGATGATTCAGGGGTTGTACAATCCACAGGTGGGAAAAAAGTAAGGCAATCAATGATTTAGACCATCATTTTGCCTTATCAAATTACCTCCACGTACGTAGTAGCCAAATATAAAATGCGATAAGACACCTATATGAATAGGGTCTAATTTTATGTCGCCAAATTAGGAGGAAACTGCAACATGTGTGGTATTGTAGGTTATATTGGAAATGGATCAGCTCAAGAGGTGTTATTAAACGGTTTAGAGCGTTTAGAGTACCGTGGTTATGATTCAGCAGGTGTATACGTTGTCGATGGAAATGGTCAAAACGGTCATTTATTTAGAGAAGAAGGACGTATCGCTAAACTACAAAGTGGAGTGGACATGTCATTAGATGCCCACACAGGTATTGGACATACACGTTGGGCAACACACGGTGAACCAAGTGTTCGCAATGCCCATCCACATCAATCATCAACAAGTCGTTTCACATTAGTACATAACGGTGTTATCGAAAATTACCGTGAAATGAAAGAAGACTACCTATCTGACGTGACTTTCCACTCAGATACAGATACAGAAGTAGCTATTAACTTAATCGAACACTTCGCATTAACAGAAGGTATAGATGCAGAAACTGCATTCTTAAAAGCCTTAAACGTGATTGAAGGTTCATACGCATTTGCATTAATCGATTCAGAACAACCAGGTGTGGTATTTGCAGCGAAAAACAAATCACCTTTATTAATCGGTAAAGGTACTGACTTCAATACAATCGTTTCTGATGCAATGGCATCAATTGACTTAACTGATCAATACATTGAAATTCATGACGGTGAAATGGTTATCTTAACCGAAGAAAACGTTACAATTAAAAACTTAGCTGGCGAAACTATCGAACGTGCACCATATACTGCACAATTAGATGCCAATGATTTAGATAAAGGGACATACCCTTACTACATGATTAAAGAAATTGATGAGCAACCAGCTGTAATGCGTCGTATTATCCAAGAATACTCTGACGATAACAACGAATTAACAGTTGACCAAGAAATCATCGATGCGATTAAAGCCAGCGACCGTATCTACATCATCGGCGCGGGTACTTCAATGCATGCAGGTTTAGTTGGTAAAAATATCATCGAAAAAATGGTTAACATTCCAGTTGAAGTTCATGTAGCATCTGAATTTGCTTATAACATGCCGGTATTGAGTGAAAAACCATTCTTCATCTACTTAACACAATCTGGTGAAACTGCAGATAGTCGTCAAGTATTGGTTCAAACCAACAAATTAGGCTACAAATCATTAACAATCACTAACGTGAAAGGTTCTACTTTATCACGTGAAGCTGACTACACATTATTATTACACGCAGGTCCAGAAATCGCTGTAGCATCTACTAAAGCATATACTGGTCAAATCGCAGTAATGGCTGTATTAGCTGAAGCTTTACGTCGTGACTTAGGATTCGAAGCACAATTTGACATGGAACATGAATTATCAATTATTGCTAATGCTATTCAAGTCATGATTGACGATAAAGATGAAATCCATGCGCTAGCAACTGAATTATTCACTGACAAAGCATCAGCCTTCTACATCGGCCGTGGTATCGACTACGAAGTAAGTCGTGAAGCTGCCTTGAAAGTTAAAGAGATTTCATATATTCAAGCTGAAGGTTTTGCTTCAGGTGAACTGAAACATGGTACAATCTCATTAATCGAAGATGGTACACCAGTAATCGGTGTAATCACACAAGAGAATACCGCTGCACACTCACGTGGCAATATTGAAGAAGTGCGTTCACGCGGAGCGAATACATTGATCATCGCTATGGAAGGTTTAGATCGTGAAGGTGATGACATTGTCATACCTGCTGTAGAACCGTTATTATCTGCACTTGTATCAGTAATTCCAACACAATTATTAGCATACTATGCCTCATTAGACCGCGGTTTAGATGTAGATAAGCCACGTAACCTAGCAAAATCAGTAACAGTAGAATAATAAACCTTATCACGAATTACATTTTCGCGCTTAACTCGTTTGATTGTCTAATTATGTGAGAAATAGGGTGGGAAAGCATTGTTTTTGAATCAATGCCACCTATGCGAAAAAGGCCAAGCAATTAGCCATTGCTTGGCCTTTTTTATCATTCATTTATGGTATGGAGGCTGTTTTTGATTACATTCTTAAATATTAGCCGTCTATACAATAGTCTTTATTCATTACATCATGATTGGTTAGAATATAAAACGCCTTTTCCGCAGACCATTCTACATATATAATCTCTTGCAATATGGTATAACCCTCTTTATTCAAATTATCCAATAACCATTTTCTCGTCAAGCCATGCGTTTCCAAAACCCTATCTTGAATAATGCCATGGTCGACAAGCATTAAGGAAATATAGCTATCTTCTTGAGATTTTTTCAATACACTGACTTGGCCAGCGCTTTCTAGAATAACGTGTTTAGCATTTTCAAGGGAAAAACATTGTTGTTGCCTTAACATGGTCCTTAATTGTTCCATTTCAATATGATTTTTAGAGAGCGCTTTTAAGTTTATTACACCATCTCTAATAATGACAGAAGGTTCACCTTTTAATAAACGACTTACCTTTGTATTTTTTTGCACTATTCTTTCTATGATGTAAATAAGGACTGCCCATAGAAATAGAGCGAATACAAGATGTCCTATATTTAATTTATCGTCATATATAGATTCCTCTAAAATGCCACCTAATACCAAAGTATAAATAAGATCAAAAGGAGTAACGTCCGCCAGAGCTTTTTTACCTAATACACGTGTGACTAGCATAAGGCTGACTAAACCAAAAACGAGTTTAAGGCTTATTGAAAGTAGCATATAAATCCTCCTTAAATATCATTATAAAGCGATGCATGCGTTTCAATTTTTTTTTTTTATTAAAAAGTGTATACAATCTAAAAGTATTGTCGTCATATAATGTCAAAATCACTTGTTTGTTTAAAATCCTCAGCAAGGGGCCTTTTAGGAGAAGTGATGCAGTGTCTAAGTCTCATCTACTCGTGTTTATAAATTAAAGCAACCAACTTGCTGAGTTAATGAAGATTAAGACACAGTAGTTGAAAGAATATGTAGTTATAGATTGAGGGTAGAAGGCAATGAAATTGTTAGAGTATAAGAATTTTGTTGTTATGTAGTTCATAGTATGGTGAATTATGAGTAATAAAAGACTATAGATTTGAATACTAAGGAAAGCATGGCTATAATGCTGAGTATTTTACCATGTGATTTGTGGGTTACTTTCAGTTTAGTAACCTAATTAAGGCTAGCAGTGATTTAGTCGATTAAATAAATAATAAGAGATTCAAGTTTATCCTTACAGGTAAACTTAATCTCTTATTACAGATTTTATTTATCATTATCATTTAATTATGCATGTTGATTATTCAGTAGAGATGGTGCTACCACCTGTAACTTTAATAATTTCTCCACTGATATAAGAAGAATCATTTGAAGCAAGAAAAACATAAGTCGGTGCAAGTTCAGCAGGCTGACCAGAACGTTCTAGTTGAGTATCTTGCCCAAAACTTTCGAGTCCACCTTCTAGCTGTCCACCATCTAATTGTAAAGGTGTCCATACTGGACCAGGTGCTACACCATTAACCCGAATGCCTTTTGGTGCAAAGTATCCAGATAATAGGGCGGTGAAAGTTGATATTGCCCCGTTAGTTACGGCGTAATCAAAGAAATGAACTGAAGGATTAAATGAATTCACGGAAGAAGTTGTAACAATTGTACTTCCAGGCTCTAAGTATTTTTCAGCTTCTTTCACTGATTCATACATACTGATAATATTTACTTGGAAGGTATCTCTCACTTGTTGCATTGGTAGATCTTCAAGTTTTTCATGAGCAATTTGTTGCGCCGCATTTAAAACTAAAATATCTAGTGCACCAAAGGCCTTAACAGTATCTGACACAATTTTAGCGCCATTTCCCTCTTCCTTAAAATCGTATGGTAATAAGAGTGCTTTACGACCTTCTTTTTCAATCAACTCTTTTACTTCCTCAGCGTCTGATTCTTCGCCTGGTAAGAAATGGATGGCCACATTGGCACCTTCTCTTGCGAAAGCGATAGCTACCGCTCGGCCAATACCTGAATCTCCTCCTGTAATTAGCGCATTACGACCGGTTAGTTTTCCTGAACCTTTATAAGTGTCTTCACCACAGTCAGGTACGGGGTTCATTTTATTTTGCAGAGCCGGTCCCTCTTGGTCTTGCTTGGGGAATCCGTCTTTATGATATAGTTCCTTTGGATTTTTTAAGTTAGACATATAAAATTCCTCCTATTTGTTCTATTCAATATTAGTTATATTATTCACTATAACAACGCTCTATTAGATTTGCAAATATTTACCATTATCTTATAAAGCGTTGTGCGATACCCTCTATTAATCTCCGATATGCATACGAAAGTTTTGTAAAAGGAAGATATAATAAATAAGAAACACAGGGTGTCGTATAAGTATCTTTAAGTCAATCAACCACTAAATGGCAAAATGAGTGAAAGTTGCATACACTAACTATAGGAAGAATTGGAGTAATAAGTTATTTATAAACAAATAGCCTATGACAGACTTAGAGTCGGTGTCATAGGCTATTTGTTTATTTAAAAGTAAGTCGGTGGCTATTTATTTAAGAGACTTGCAGCAGCACTATCTAGGTAAACAGTCACATTAGGATGTTCTTGTAACAGACTTGCAGGTACCTCTTCAGTCACAGGACCTTCAACCATATCCTTAACCGCTTGAGCTTTAGATTCACCAAAAGCGAGTAGTAGTATACGTTTAGATTGCATGATAGATGCTAATCCCATAGAGAAAGCTTTGCTTGGTACATCTTCTACAGAATCGAAGAAACGAGCATTTGCTTGAATGGTACTTTCTGCTAAGTCTACTAATTGCGTTTTCGTATAGCGAGAAGAACCTGGCTCGTTGAAACCGATATGCGCATTTTGCCCAATACCTAGAATTTGTAAGTCAATTGGATGCTCATCTAATAGTGCATTGTAGCGAGCAATTTCTGCCTCAACATCTGTTGCTAAACCGTTAGGGATGAACGTTTCTTTGAAAGGTTTCTTACTGAAAAGGTGCTTGTCCATAAAAGTTGCGTAACTTTCTGGGTGGTTAGCCGGCAAGCCAAAATATTCATCTAGGTTTAAAGCAGTTGCGTTACTAAAATCTAAGTCAGAAGATGTTAAATATTCATATAAATCTTCTGGTGTTGAACCCGTTGCTAAACCAAAAGTTGTTGCGCCGCTGGCTAATGCTTGCTCAAATTCATGGAAAACCTCTTTAGATGCTTCTTTTGCGGTATCAAAAATCTTGATATCCATAAATAATCCTCCTAAAATATGATTTTTTGATCAATACATAATCTTTACTGTCAGTTTATCATAGAAAGATTGAAACCGGAACAAGGAAAAAGTGTCATGCTTAAGTGTGCCAAACTTACATGCTGAAATCATTGTAACCGCTTCCGATTACGAATAAGATTATAGATGAATTAAACAAAGGAGGAGAACGCTTATGTCGGAGAAAACAAAAGATTCAGGTTTAAAGGCATCGGTTCAAAAATTAGGTTCTTATTTATCTAGTATGGTTATGCCCAATATCGGGTCATTTATTGCTTGGGGGATTATTACAGCACTGTTCATTCCAGATGGGTGGATGCCAAATGAAGCACTAGCAAACTTAGTAGGTCCAATGCGTGACTACCTACTACCAATTTTAATCGGTTATACCGGTGGTTCCATGGTTTATGGTCAACGTGGGGCTGTAACTGGTGCCATCGCCACAATGGGTGCGGTTGTAGGGGCCTCAGAAATTGTAACAGGTCAAGCAACAGTGCCAATGTTTATTGGGGCAATGGTTTTAGGTCCTTTAGGTGGTTGGGCCATCAAGAAATTTGATGAGAAATTCCAAGATAAAATCCCGTCAGGTTTTGAAATGTTGGTTAACAACTTCTCAATCGGGATTATCGGTTTCTTATTAGTATTAGTTGGTTTCTATGCAGTTGGGCCATTCGTTTCAGGGATGACAACCATCTTTGCAACAGGTGTAGACTGGATTATTCAAAGACGATTACTACCATTGGCTAATGTATTTATCGAGCCAGCCAAGATTCTATTCCTTAATAACGCATTGAACCATGGTATTTTAACGCCATTAGGGTCACAACAAGTAGCAGAAACAGGTCGTTCAATTCTTTACCTATTAGAAGCCAACCCAGGTCCAGGTCTAGGTATTCTATTAGCCTTTACCGTATTTGGAAAAGGCTCAGCAAGATCATCAGCACCGGGTGCGATTATTATCCACTTCCTAGGTGGTATTCATGAAATCTACTTCCCATATGTGATGATGAAACCTTTATTATTTCTAGCCGTTATTGCTGGTGGGGTATCAGGTACATTAACTTTCCAACTATTAAACGCAGCCTTAACTGGTCCAGCATCACCAGGTTCAATCATTGCTATCCTTGGTATGACAGCACCAGGTGCATACATCGGTGTTATCGGTGGGGTACTAGTTGCAACACTTGTTTCATTCTTGGTAGCGGCACCAATTATTAAAATGGACCGTGAACAAGACCAAGACAACTTTGAAGAAAGCCAAGCGGCGGCTAAAGTAGCCAAAGCAGATTCAAAAGGTCAATCAACTAAAGATACAAACGCTGGTTCAGCGTCAGTAGAAGGTGAAATTCCAGCGACAGAAGATATCAACAGCATTATTTTTGCATGTGACGCGGGTATGGGATCAAGTGCCATGGGTGCCTCTCTACTACGTAAAAAAGCGAAAAAATTAGGTTACGACATGTCGATTACCAACACAGCCATTTCTAAATTGGAAAATCAAGCGGGTGTCTTAGTTATCACGCAAGAAGAATTAACGGACCGTGCTAAACGACAAGCGCCTCTAGCTTCTCACGTATCAGTTGGAAACTTCTTAGACGGTGATCGTTACGATGAAATTTTAGGTAAAATGCAGGCAGCATCTGAAGAAGAGGCTAGTCCAGTAGCACCGACAAGTCCAGCAGCCACTACAACAGATGATGTTCATGTAGATGTGCAGTTAATTCAAGTACCTTTCCATGAAGATAAGCCGTCAGCTTCAGTCATGGCAGCATCTAACTTACGAAATGAATTGAAAAAAGCGGGCTCAAACCTTGTTGTTGAAGCAGTACCTTTTGCACAATTACAAAATAACCCGCAAACCTTGATTATCGTTGATGCAGACACGGTTCACCCTGCTAAAGAAGTGGCACCGGAAGCACAATTTGAAGAAGTTTCGAAATTATATGAGCAAAACCAGTACAACAAGCTGTTAAATAAGGTAAATTAGTCATATCGAAAACATTTAGGTTTTGACTAAGGGAGCGATGAAAGTGTATTTTACAGAGCGAGAAAAGAGCATCTTGAAACTGTTTCTGGCCTATCCAAAAGGTGTGACCCAAAAAGATATTCAAGATGAACTCGATATAAGCAAACGCACAGTGTATCGTGAAATTAGCCATATTGAAGAGTCGCTTAGACAGTTGAACTTGCGGTTAGACAAGCCAAGAAATGAAGGGTATTACCTGATTGGTAGCGATGAGGATAAGGCGGCGTTGAGGGACCAGCTCAATGCTCATCCTTATGGTGACTTATCTAAGGCCCAACGACAAAATGCCATTGCCTTAATGGTCTTGTCTGGTCAAGGGATCAGCACAGTTGAAGCCATGGCCTATGAATTTTCTGTGAGTACACGGACATTGAATACTGATATGGCTAGTGTTAAATCAAGTCTTAGTGAGTATGATATCCAAATTGAAACGTCTAGTCACGCTGACTTAACAGTTCAAGGCGAGGAAGCAGTTATTCGCCAATTAATGGTGAATCTCTTGGATTACAATATTAAAGAAATTGATTTCTTTCTTTATTTTAATCAAATGTCTGAAGAAAATCAGTTACCTCATTCAGAGGACGCTTTTTTCATTCAATTAATACCAAGAGAGATATATGAAATGGCGCATAAGGTCTTTAAGTCAGATGCGATTCATCATAAGTTGTCTAACTTACCAGATAACCAATTGAAGACGATTATTCTGAGTTTTGTGGTGAATATTTTCCGTATTCAAAATGGGCACAGTATTCATAGTGAAATTCTAGCGAAAGATCAGTCCAGTCATTTTATTCGGCTGTCGCATCAGATGTATGAAATTATTGCTAAGGAAATGAAACTAGCGATTGATTTCAATGAACGCCATATGTTTGCGCGTCAATTGGAAGGGATGAATTTTAATCGTCCGCAAAATATTTTCTCCAATAACTTTGATACGGAATTATCCTACCGCGTAGCGGAACTAACGAGAAAAATCTCTAATAAAACAGGTTATGACTTTAGACAGGACAACCGCTTGTTTGAAGATTTATTGACACATTTGAATGCAGCTTTAAAGCGTTTAGACCAAGCGATTTCAAGTGATGATATTATCTTAGATAAAATGATTGCAGGCTACCCTAATTTACATGAAGCAGTGGACCTATCATTGAAAGAGGTCTTTCCGGATGTTACCTTTACTAAGGAAGAGATGGCTTATATCATTATTCACTATGCTTCGTCTATTGAACGTCAGCCGATATCACGTAACTTAAAAATTGTTATCTTAAGTGCTGGCGGGTTTGGGACTAGCAAAATCTTGGAGAGCCGTTTTGCCAATAAGATTCCAGAAGTGAAGCAGTTGGATATTGTGAAGGTTTCGCAGATGTCGAAGGTGGATTATGACCAGTATGATTTGATTTTATCGACTAGTTTCCTGGCAGGCTTTAAATATCCATATCAGGTGATTTCGCCCTTACTTTTGGATGATGAGATTATGGCGATTCGGCAAGAAATTAAACACTTATCGCAGTCAAAAGAGCGTACCCAGGCTAGTCAACCGGCAAATGGGTCAGCGGACATGCAGTTTGAACGACTTTATCAATTGGTAAATACAGCCAATAAGATTCTAGAAAAATTTGACATTCACCAAGTCCAGTCTGGAGAAACAATAGAAGCTAGCTTATTACAAATCATCCAAGGCTTGTCCAAACAGATAGTGGATGATCCAAATCAAGTGACGAAACGAGTGATAGAACGCTATTTGGAAGCGCCCATTGGGATTCCGCATTCAAATATTGCCTTATTTCACTCAACAAATCCACATGTAAAGGAAGCTTTCTTCTCTATTTATGAATTAGACCAACCTTTTGAAATTTTGGGGATGGACCGGACGACGATTGAATTAAAAAGAATTTTATTACTATTGGCCCCCGAACCCCTATCTCGGGAAAATGAATTGTTGTTAGGTAAGATATCCTCTTCCATTATTGATAACGATTTGAATACGGAGATTTATAAGAGTGGAACAAAGGCCATTGTTTTACAATTATTGAGTGCACTATTTGTAGAAGAAACCACCACATTTGAATAAAGGATGAGACAAAAAGCGTTAAGGCGCAGACTATTTGCGAAATGGAGCTGGGACTGCTTTTTGGAGCTCGACTAAAAGGGTGCGAGTTCCGACGCCCAGAAAGGAACCGTTGGAAGATTAAGACAGTAGATGGCGAAGTCAGCTACAACTTAATCTGAAAAGCAGTCCTTTCTGGAGGGACGAGCCCGACTATACAGGGTGAGAGCTTTGGCGCTCAGGCAGGTAGCTTCTAACGCATTTAAGCGAGTAAGTGCTAAAGCGAACCCGACTAAACAGGGTGTGAGACCCAAGTGAAGTGAGTATAACTAAAGGTACAAACAAAATGATAAAAGGATGTGATCGAATGGAATTGAAAAAAGAGTTAATGCAGTTGAATAATACATTTACTTCAAAAGAGGAAGCCATTCGTGCTGCTGGCCAATTATTGGTCCAAGACGGTGCGGTTGATGCGGATTATGTAGAGGGCATGATAGAACGTGAAGGTATTGTATCAACCTATATGGGGAATTTTGTAGCTATTCCACACGGTACAGATGATAGTAAAAACCACGTGAACCATACGGCAATTTCTTTCGTGCAAGTACCAAAGGGAATTGATTTCTCTGATGACGGTAAGGAAGAAAAATTAGCTATGGCTGTCTTTGGGATTGCTGGTGTGGGTGATGACCACTTAGATTTATTATCTAAAATTGCCGTCTTCTGTTCTGACGTAGCTAACGTTGTTCGTCTCGGAGATGCAAAAACGGCTGAAGAAGTGATTGATATGTTGAAGGAGGTTGAAGCGTAAATGAAAGCTGTACATTTTGGTGCTGGTAATATTGGTCGTGGATTTATAGGTGAAATCCTACATAAGAATGGCTTTGACATTACTTTTGTGGATATTAATGAAACATTAATCGATGCTTTAAACGACCGTGAAAGTTACGAAATTGAATACGCTGATGATGCCCACCAACGCTTAACTGTTTCTGGTTTCAGTGGTATAAATAACGGGAAAAATCCTGAAGCGGTATCTCAAGCGGTAGCTGAAGCAGATATTGTGACCACTGCTATTGGGCCTAATATCCTACCTTACATTGCTGAATTAATTGCTAATGGGATTAAATTACGTCGGGAAAATGACGATACACGTCCAATGGATATCGTTGCTTGTGAGAACATGATTGGTGGGACAGACTTCTTAAATGAGAAAGTATCTGCTTACTTCGATGAGGCGGATCGTGTATACGTTGACCAATATATTGGTTTCCCCAATGCAGCGGTTGACCGTATTGTGCCTATGCAAAGTCATGAAGATCCTCTGTTTGTATCCGTTGAGCCATTCTCTGAATGGGTTATCGACCAAACAAATGTAAAAGGGACGCAAATCAAGCTAGAGGGCGTATTATACGTTGAAGATTTACTACCTTATATCGAACGTAAACTATTCTCTGTAAACACCGGGCATGCAACGACAGCTTATACAGGTAAACACTATGGTTACGAAACAATTGACCAGGCCTTAAAAGACGACAATGTCTTACAACAATTACAAGCAGTGCTAGCAGAAACTGGTGCCTTATTAATTGAAAAATGGGACTTTGACCAAGAAGCACACGCAGCTTATGCCAACAAAATCGTAGGCCGTTTCCAAAACAGCCACATTTCAGATGCTATTACACGTGTTGCCCGTACACCAATCCGTAAATTAGGTTACGACGAACGCTTTATCCGTCCAATTCGTGAGGCAAAAGAACGTGGCCTAGCTTACGACGCTTTACTTGAAACAGTCGCATACATTTTTGAATACAGTGACGCAGACGATGAACAAAGCCAAGAACTACAAAAAATGTTAGCAGACCAACCACTTGACCAAGTTATTCAAACGGTCACTGGTCTTGAAGACGCTGACTTAGTAGCTGAAATTGCTAGTAAAATTAAATAATGATCCAGGCAGGTTATTTTGAAATAACCGTATTAAGATGGGGATTGCAATGTCCGGTTGCAATCCCCTTTTTCAATGATTTGTGATAGTTATAACCGTTCAATATACGACGGAAATCGATATCTTCAAATAATTGATATGGAGGAGATTAAAAGGTAAAGTGGCTATAACTCATTGGACAGAGACCGCATAGTTTTTATCAGAAAGGACGGTGGCATATGGTTGATTTTCAACCTTCAAATAGTTTTCAATCCTTGCCAAGTCAATATTTCTCAAGTTTAACAGCAGCGATATCGAACCT
It encodes the following:
- the glmS gene encoding glutamine--fructose-6-phosphate transaminase (isomerizing), whose protein sequence is MCGIVGYIGNGSAQEVLLNGLERLEYRGYDSAGVYVVDGNGQNGHLFREEGRIAKLQSGVDMSLDAHTGIGHTRWATHGEPSVRNAHPHQSSTSRFTLVHNGVIENYREMKEDYLSDVTFHSDTDTEVAINLIEHFALTEGIDAETAFLKALNVIEGSYAFALIDSEQPGVVFAAKNKSPLLIGKGTDFNTIVSDAMASIDLTDQYIEIHDGEMVILTEENVTIKNLAGETIERAPYTAQLDANDLDKGTYPYYMIKEIDEQPAVMRRIIQEYSDDNNELTVDQEIIDAIKASDRIYIIGAGTSMHAGLVGKNIIEKMVNIPVEVHVASEFAYNMPVLSEKPFFIYLTQSGETADSRQVLVQTNKLGYKSLTITNVKGSTLSREADYTLLLHAGPEIAVASTKAYTGQIAVMAVLAEALRRDLGFEAQFDMEHELSIIANAIQVMIDDKDEIHALATELFTDKASAFYIGRGIDYEVSREAALKVKEISYIQAEGFASGELKHGTISLIEDGTPVIGVITQENTAAHSRGNIEEVRSRGANTLIIAMEGLDREGDDIVIPAVEPLLSALVSVIPTQLLAYYASLDRGLDVDKPRNLAKSVTVE
- a CDS encoding DUF421 domain-containing protein; translation: MLLSISLKLVFGLVSLMLVTRVLGKKALADVTPFDLIYTLVLGGILEESIYDDKLNIGHLVFALFLWAVLIYIIERIVQKNTKVSRLLKGEPSVIIRDGVINLKALSKNHIEMEQLRTMLRQQQCFSLENAKHVILESAGQVSVLKKSQEDSYISLMLVDHGIIQDRVLETHGLTRKWLLDNLNKEGYTILQEIIYVEWSAEKAFYILTNHDVMNKDYCIDG
- a CDS encoding SDR family oxidoreductase → MSNLKNPKELYHKDGFPKQDQEGPALQNKMNPVPDCGEDTYKGSGKLTGRNALITGGDSGIGRAVAIAFAREGANVAIHFLPGEESDAEEVKELIEKEGRKALLLPYDFKEEGNGAKIVSDTVKAFGALDILVLNAAQQIAHEKLEDLPMQQVRDTFQVNIISMYESVKEAEKYLEPGSTIVTTSSVNSFNPSVHFFDYAVTNGAISTFTALLSGYFAPKGIRVNGVAPGPVWTPLQLDGGQLEGGLESFGQDTQLERSGQPAELAPTYVFLASNDSSYISGEIIKVTGGSTISTE
- a CDS encoding glucosamine-6-phosphate deaminase, with protein sequence MDIKIFDTAKEASKEVFHEFEQALASGATTFGLATGSTPEDLYEYLTSSDLDFSNATALNLDEYFGLPANHPESYATFMDKHLFSKKPFKETFIPNGLATDVEAEIARYNALLDEHPIDLQILGIGQNAHIGFNEPGSSRYTKTQLVDLAESTIQANARFFDSVEDVPSKAFSMGLASIMQSKRILLLAFGESKAQAVKDMVEGPVTEEVPASLLQEHPNVTVYLDSAAASLLNK
- a CDS encoding PTS mannitol transporter subunit IICB — translated: MSEKTKDSGLKASVQKLGSYLSSMVMPNIGSFIAWGIITALFIPDGWMPNEALANLVGPMRDYLLPILIGYTGGSMVYGQRGAVTGAIATMGAVVGASEIVTGQATVPMFIGAMVLGPLGGWAIKKFDEKFQDKIPSGFEMLVNNFSIGIIGFLLVLVGFYAVGPFVSGMTTIFATGVDWIIQRRLLPLANVFIEPAKILFLNNALNHGILTPLGSQQVAETGRSILYLLEANPGPGLGILLAFTVFGKGSARSSAPGAIIIHFLGGIHEIYFPYVMMKPLLFLAVIAGGVSGTLTFQLLNAALTGPASPGSIIAILGMTAPGAYIGVIGGVLVATLVSFLVAAPIIKMDREQDQDNFEESQAAAKVAKADSKGQSTKDTNAGSASVEGEIPATEDINSIIFACDAGMGSSAMGASLLRKKAKKLGYDMSITNTAISKLENQAGVLVITQEELTDRAKRQAPLASHVSVGNFLDGDRYDEILGKMQAASEEEASPVAPTSPAATTTDDVHVDVQLIQVPFHEDKPSASVMAASNLRNELKKAGSNLVVEAVPFAQLQNNPQTLIIVDADTVHPAKEVAPEAQFEEVSKLYEQNQYNKLLNKVN
- a CDS encoding BglG family transcription antiterminator, with the protein product MKVYFTEREKSILKLFLAYPKGVTQKDIQDELDISKRTVYREISHIEESLRQLNLRLDKPRNEGYYLIGSDEDKAALRDQLNAHPYGDLSKAQRQNAIALMVLSGQGISTVEAMAYEFSVSTRTLNTDMASVKSSLSEYDIQIETSSHADLTVQGEEAVIRQLMVNLLDYNIKEIDFFLYFNQMSEENQLPHSEDAFFIQLIPREIYEMAHKVFKSDAIHHKLSNLPDNQLKTIILSFVVNIFRIQNGHSIHSEILAKDQSSHFIRLSHQMYEIIAKEMKLAIDFNERHMFARQLEGMNFNRPQNIFSNNFDTELSYRVAELTRKISNKTGYDFRQDNRLFEDLLTHLNAALKRLDQAISSDDIILDKMIAGYPNLHEAVDLSLKEVFPDVTFTKEEMAYIIIHYASSIERQPISRNLKIVILSAGGFGTSKILESRFANKIPEVKQLDIVKVSQMSKVDYDQYDLILSTSFLAGFKYPYQVISPLLLDDEIMAIRQEIKHLSQSKERTQASQPANGSADMQFERLYQLVNTANKILEKFDIHQVQSGETIEASLLQIIQGLSKQIVDDPNQVTKRVIERYLEAPIGIPHSNIALFHSTNPHVKEAFFSIYELDQPFEILGMDRTTIELKRILLLLAPEPLSRENELLLGKISSSIIDNDLNTEIYKSGTKAIVLQLLSALFVEETTTFE
- a CDS encoding PTS sugar transporter subunit IIA, whose translation is MELKKELMQLNNTFTSKEEAIRAAGQLLVQDGAVDADYVEGMIEREGIVSTYMGNFVAIPHGTDDSKNHVNHTAISFVQVPKGIDFSDDGKEEKLAMAVFGIAGVGDDHLDLLSKIAVFCSDVANVVRLGDAKTAEEVIDMLKEVEA
- a CDS encoding mannitol-1-phosphate 5-dehydrogenase, translating into MKAVHFGAGNIGRGFIGEILHKNGFDITFVDINETLIDALNDRESYEIEYADDAHQRLTVSGFSGINNGKNPEAVSQAVAEADIVTTAIGPNILPYIAELIANGIKLRRENDDTRPMDIVACENMIGGTDFLNEKVSAYFDEADRVYVDQYIGFPNAAVDRIVPMQSHEDPLFVSVEPFSEWVIDQTNVKGTQIKLEGVLYVEDLLPYIERKLFSVNTGHATTAYTGKHYGYETIDQALKDDNVLQQLQAVLAETGALLIEKWDFDQEAHAAYANKIVGRFQNSHISDAITRVARTPIRKLGYDERFIRPIREAKERGLAYDALLETVAYIFEYSDADDEQSQELQKMLADQPLDQVIQTVTGLEDADLVAEIASKIK